The following are from one region of the Rhizobium sullae genome:
- a CDS encoding P-II family nitrogen regulator, protein MKIVMAIIKPFKLDEVREALTAIGIQGLTVTEVKGYGRQKGHTEIYRGTEYAVSFLPKLKIEIAVASEIVDKAVEAIASSAKTGQIGDGKIFVYSIDHAVRIRTGETDTEAL, encoded by the coding sequence GCCATTATCAAGCCGTTCAAGCTCGATGAGGTCCGCGAAGCCCTCACGGCGATCGGCATCCAAGGCCTGACCGTGACCGAGGTGAAGGGCTACGGACGCCAGAAGGGGCATACCGAAATCTATCGCGGTACGGAATATGCAGTCAGCTTCCTGCCGAAGCTCAAGATCGAGATCGCCGTCGCATCAGAAATCGTCGACAAGGCCGTCGAAGCCATCGCGTCGTCAGCCAAGACCGGCCAGATCGGCGACGGCAAGATTTTCGTCTACTCGATCGACCATGCCGTCCGTATCCGCACGGGCGAAACCGATACCGAAGCGCTGTAA